The nucleotide window ATGCACTTCACAGTCAGGCTGCGGACCATTCTCCATGAAGACACACTTTAAACGCTGGGTGTATAGCGTTAACTTTGGTGTTTTCGCTTTAACCAATGTCACGAAACGGaatgcgtatatatattttcgatgaTAACATGCTGGTAAATTCTCGTAAGAATAAATACTATCGGCACCCCGACTGGGCAACGGTACCGGCTGTGAACCAACTTCTGTAGGCACACTCGGTTTGTAGAGAATGACTCGTAAACCGTCGCCTGATATTCTGCATACATCGTTGATCTTTTCCTAAAATATCAAACACACATATAACACTTCTTATATagctaatttatattttttatataataactgttcctatacatattatgattttttatactattttttaaattataccttGCCGTGTCTACGTTTGACAAACTCGATGCACACTTCTCCATTGTCTAGAATCGTAAGAATTGCGTTGTTCGTTCTGTGTCTAGTGGGTTGCAATCTGTTCGAATTCAAAGGAGGAACTTGTAACTTTGCGTTCTCCTCAGTTCTTTCCATATTATGATTTTCCAcgctcttttcttttctcggcTTATGCTTTTCTGTCATTTTCTGCCTCTCTAAATCGTCATACTCATTGCAATTGTTGTACTGTTCGTTTTGCGAGAACATCTTACTTCGAGATATTGGAATACCTATCAATACAGAGTCCTCTTTTGCATTGTAATTCCTATATCTTGCTCTATAATTTAACTGCATCTTTGCAATAGGTTCGGACAATGCCTCGCTTCTTAGACTGACCATAGGCATTATCGGTGTTGTGGACGTTCTTTCCTCCGAACGAGATCGCAATTTCGATCGACCAGACGAGGATAGTGTTCTACCTAGTCCGGAATCCATCATGCCATcagttaataaatctttacttCCCATGCCATTTCTTTCCTGCACAAAAGAAATGgctatattactatttttttgtaaacttgATTCAATGgtatttttgaattgttaatatattaaatcatatactAGATATGATAACTACTATTTTGTAATGCAATATTACTTACATTATAtagcttatttttttctatatttgttataaatggATGCTTGTGAATATCTCGTAGACGTATTCTGtcttttggattttttttaagtaatttatctattaaatctaTTGCATTGTCTGATAAATAAGATGGCATCACGTAATCAGCCATTACTACTCGCGTTAAAGTACTCTTAACAGCATCGGTGTCGAACGGTGGTTTACCCACTAATAAGGTATACAACATACATCCTAAACTCCATACATCTGCTTCTGGTCCATGTGAAGATCTCGTAGCAatctagaaatttttataacattgcaatcttataacataattttgcaatttaacaATTCTAAAATAGTACATACTTCAGGAGAAATGTAGTTTGGCGTGCCACACATAGTCAAATGCTTTTCATCAGGTTTAGTTAATTGCGTAGCTAATCCAAAATCTGCTATTTTCTGCGAGCAAACAAAATCAagtgaagaaataattttttactccaagaaattaaaatatatatatatttttacataccaCTTGCATATCTCTGGTCAAAAGTAAATTAGACAGTGACATATCTCTGTGAAGTATTTGATGGGAGTGAAGATAAAGTAAACCTTGTACAACTTGTCTCATTATGCGAGCAGCTAAAATAGtagagattttattataatataattgaagatttatataatattatatcatctcatgcatatataaactatatatttgtctACCATTTTCTTCAGGCAAAGCTTTAGTGCCCTGTGCTTTAAGAAAGCGTTGAAGTTCTCCATTGTGacataattctaaaattagatACACATAGTTTATGTCTTCAAAACATGTGTACAACTCCAAGATAGCTGGATGTTTTAATCGAGAATGTATCTCTACTTCCTGTCTGACTCTACCCACCATCCCAGCAGCTTGCATCATTTTTTTGTCGATCTATAGAAACAAGAAAgcataaaaatgcaatataaatatataatttatattgaaataatgatacaaaaaaatttaataataaatcttgtctctatataatttattgactCAAGTAAATCAAAAAAGTGTCACCATAGAAATATTGATCTAATTTCATTTGtccaatatttaatgttttaccAAGATTGATATGTATTTCAAAACTGTTGCATCAGTTATATCAATTTGAAATCGATTGTTCAATATACAGACTCATAATCAGGTGTAATTGGAGCAGCATGTCataatatctcaaaaatattcacattttatttgtccaattattaacattttgccaagattgataaataactttatGTTCGATACACAGGCTCGCAGCCAGACATAACTGAAGCAACACGCGTTGTGATCTCAAAAATATTAGTCTAATTTCAtttgttcaatattttttgccAGGGTTGATAAATAACTTGATATCTATGTATTTCAAAACTGTTACatcaattacataaatttaaaaccaAATGCtcaatatgcaaatttaataaccAGAAGTATAATTCatcgatttaaataaataacaaaagtattatgatctcaaaaatattagtttctaatttctaattttacgCTCGGTACGCAGGCTCATAGCTAGACATAATATTGGAACAACACGTGgttttagattatataaataagaagagCTTctcgattttgaaaaaagctCGAGATAAATGAATCACCATTTTGATCGCGACTTCCATGCCGCTGCGGAGGCATTTCGCTCGGTAAACGCTCCCGTAACCGCCCTTGCCCAGTAAATTCAGCACCTCGTATTCCTGAAACAAGCACACATGGAGAGAGTGTTGGTTCACGCGTTGCTACGACGAGGTTGCGGCGACGGCGCAAACAGTGCAAATTCAAAAAACCAACCTCAATGTGTTCACCGAAGCCGGCCGACAGCGCGGGCATGACACGATGCCGTATCCCGCGCTCGACCGGACGTCGTCGATCATCGATCACCATTGATCCCGCGCGACGAGAACTCTTGCCTTACGCAAGATTACCCGGTGACAGCATATACGGACGAGATTTTTCTCGGAAAACCATAAATACAAACGACATGGCGTTGCCCGCCATATACAAACTTGACGCGTCTCGCGCATGCGTAGTGAGGTTAGCAACTAGCAACGGCGACAACAACACGGGGGGGCCATTGGGGCGGGAGGGTGAAAGGTGAGAGTGCGTTCAGAAAGCCTACTTGTATAGTAGCGTTTGACAGGTCGCATTCACAAGGGAACCTCGCTCCCCACATGTGTGCaaagttttatcaaaattataattttcgggTTTGCGAGGTTCCTTTGTTAATAGAATAACTGTTGAATTATCGTTTTGTCAACACTCGACGTTGATTtgttgattataatataaaaaaagtaagagcCAATCACGTTCGATtgttactaacaataagcggTTCGTTCTGCTGAACGCGCCCATTGATCAAGCCGGacagaaaatctttttttcccgCTAAAATTAGGTtggcaatatacatatatataacaacgGTAGTCTCTCTTTCGATCTTTTGAACTTCGAACATTGTCGACTTCCGGCCTTAGGCGACCGGATAGGGGAGTGGATGTGAATTGTGTGTTTGTGTTTGTccttatttgaattaattttttattacttaccTTCCTCTGTTAAGAGGTAAGTTGTACAActcaataaaaattgtatctctcattatcatttttttgtttatgttcATTTAAGTAGACATTCATTTCATCGTCACTTAGTGCATCAGTAATCCGATAAGAATTTTTCGAACTCTTTTAATACCTGTATTTTTCTCGTTATTTATATCTGCAATCGAGTATAGAAAAATCCGTCTTATTATTGTATcatgaaaacataattataataaacatgtcATATGTAAATggtataaatatgatataaaatccGTGATTAAATTCCGTACAATATATCGAGATAAagagaacaaaatatatttgtaacgtatatgaaatcaattatttaaattccgTATAATATCGAGATAAGAGAACAAAGTATTTACAACGATCGAGTAAACAAGTAAGgactttgattttaaatatttataaattttttaattttttgtattcctctctctctctctctctctctctctctctctctctctctctctctctctctctctctctctctctctctctctctctctctctccctctccctctccctctccctctccctctctccctccccccctcttCCCCTCCTCCGTCCCCCTTTCtttcattctatatatttttacaattgtaacatttatatttatttcaattgtatcagttgtgataattttaataaatcagttAGCtgcgtttattatattaatttctcgtaattttctttttcattaaaaagtaatttttctttcgttccGTCCAAATTCTGAATGTGACGAAAGCATAtatgattgtaaaataatttaaactgtTTCAATTATCCCTTCGTTCCTTTCTAAGTAGAAATAAATGCTTCGCCTTTCTTTTAGCCTAATCAGCGAAGTAATTTAAAACGGATTCATGTGGACACCATATGGTGTCCATGTGTATTCTTTATACTGTATTCTTCGCACAAAGATGGTCTCTAGGATCTCGTCATGAGCCGCTATCTTATCAAAACAGGGGAGACCTATGACCTTTGTGTAAACAAAAAGCATTGAGAGACCTTTAGCATCTCTCCCTCGTCATTCGGCCATTCGTTGACCAGCCAGCAACGGAAACACTTATTTAGTCGCACGTGGTGTGGATGCCACATACATTCTCTCTACCTCCGTTTTCATCTTCAATCAAGTCGCCAATACCGCACCTCGATTTATCTCTCGGGTAGTTATCacgaatatttttgttacatgaGAGAAAGAGCTTATGCCGCCGTGAATAATGATAGACGATAAACTTCTATCGATATCTccgtaaaatttgaaatttcaaatgaaAACTTGACGTAGTGCGAAagtgaaaaagtaaaaagagagacaaagagagagtgagagagagagagagagagagagactaaaAACATAGTGCTCAGTGTGCAAAAATCATTCgcgaaaattttctttgcaacaatatttataaatatttataaataatattatctataaaataattatcaatcaaTTAGGTAGCAACACATTGCAACAGCTCTAGTATCGAGGGATGTAGACTTCGATAAGAAAGTGCCTATTTTGAAGGATCTTTCAAGGATTCCGGAAACGATATAAGATTTGACAGTTGGAATCAGAAATCATGAGAGCAATATTACTTTTTGCGCTTACGTGCGTGATATTAACTGCCGTGCGAGCAGGTAATTATCAGCAATTTCcggtatatttattgtaacgTCCGGTATCTCATTAATTTGTCTATTAATCGTTATCACCAATAGCGACACTGTCGTCTTACtagtataacaaaataatataaacaaaagtatttacataattaaataaagtatctatattatatattttatattatatagttttaataatattaattgcattatgtagacataaaaaatttcatgtagAATATTTGTTGAAGCATACAtacgttatattaaaatataaattacaatataaatattgtaatttaaaggttaatatataacagaaaaatatagtaattaaaaattaatataatgcttataaatatatatagttcaatCGTTGaaattaaactatatacatatataaatttatttattattaaaattgttttgctaaaaagtttttaaattgaaattgtctactttgaatatattatttttcaaatcaaattaagataattaatacataataatataaaacattattgtgaattattaaacatagTAAATATgctaacattatatatattgcataacatttttaaaattttttatttccagagATTAGCAAAGATTCTACACCATGTGGCCGAATCAAATGCAAAggtaaatgtttttatatattctacatttatatacacatattgtaCTAAAAAACATAGTGCGGTTATTATTCTCGTATTTCCGTCGGCTTTACAGTTTCCGGAAACTTATCTCATGCCGCGTTAGCATATTATTGAAAGAAGAAACAAAGGGTTTCCTATTATAATCTCATGTTTTGCTTGAACGCGAGAATTGCTAGCATTGCGTATTTTTAGtattgaaatcttttttagttccttttttaaataataaataaaattattttgcacttTAATCCGAGAGATAATCAgcttattttacataaataaatttatagataatgtTTGTTTGCGTTCTTTATTGCATacgtatataaacaaattttaatacgcttaagtaataacttgttaattttaatttataaaattaaaattataatacttttactctttttttatattttatttctttacattgcttaaatgtgaaataattgtGACGTCATAGTTATGTGCGTCTGTCGAGGTGAAGAACTctgatctttattttttaaagaaatgcgTATTTGTACAGATAAGACTAAgaagaaataagaattatttcaagaaataaattatgctaaATATGCCATAGGAAAtgtttttaagtaataaaaatactttgtataaatttactttcaatGCATGAGtcataacaaatattaactaatagtttttattatttttattcaaaaaatttctttgtcattcatatattctattcttaatatatataataatatattatactcttaaaatattaaatatattttcttattaaatacaaattctattaaatacaGAGAAAGTTGCCTAatacgtattttaaaataaaaaaaatattatgcagcttttcttttatattatcttatatacatttatatacgtaaaaagaaaaatataattatataaattataatattaatattgcatgaaaatacatcatttatttatttcttttcagtTCCATTGGaaagaaaattcaaatacCAAGAAGATATTTATTACGTGTACACATACTCTGTAGACGTAAGCACAAATCTGGGTTATTATCAGACATTGCCTCATCATCTCGAAAACGATTCGACTTTGCATATCGACGCTACTCTGTCCGTACATTTCAACAGCCCCTGCGAGGGTATCCTTAAAATTCTGAACGCCAGCATCAGTCACGATCGCAGCACGTATAACATCGAATTTCCCGATCATGCCGGCTACGAGTTTAAGACTAGTCTTGAACGttttacattgaaatttaCATTCGACGATGGGATAATCCACGAGCTGTGTCCGGATCGGCACGAGCCGGTCTGGACGTTGAACTTGAAAAGGGGCATGCTATCGATGCTACAGAATAGCATGCGGCGCTTTGACATAGACCACAATGTTAACGAAGTGGACGTTTACGGCGTCTGTGATACCGAGTATCATCTATATGAAGCCAAACGAACCAGCCTGATCGTAAAGAAAAGTAAAGATCTAGCCAACTGTCAGAACGGTCCGAAGTATTTCTCTGTAATGCAAtcaaattcttataaaaatccGCGAAAGCTAGATGGTCAATATGGATTATTTAAATCACGCAGCGAATGTGAGATTACGATTGATCACAACGTCTACGAGAGAGTAGTCTGTGATGAGATGCGATTACTGCAGCCGCTCTCCAATGGCGACAAAGCTGGTGCCAAGACCAATTCTCGAATGATTCTTCAACTTATTCAGGAGACAAAGGAGATGAGTTTCTTCCAAGAATCCGAAGCAAATGAAGACAATGATGAAGAAaaagttgataattttattcaaactgCATCTGTTATGAAGAGAACCACGTTGCTATATGATCACGCGAAGACGTTGAAGACCATGCACGGCGAGCTGCGAACCTCCAGAGACTTACTGAAGAACATGTGCAGACTCGCGGCAAACACCGATGAGTTGCAGCAGAGATTCTCTGAAATGTTTACCAATTTTATTCATTCGGCTCGTTTTCTAGATTATCCTCTGTTATCGCAACTGTTCTCGAGAGCTAATAACATTTGCAAAATTGGAAAGTACGTAGTTACTAAggatataatctttttctagtcaactaaaataaatttaattttataaataatttaaaaagctatAACAGAAattacaacaaatttattttgctcgatataatattatcaatattttttcttgattatacttgatatttttttttatttgacaggAAGCACGTTGTCGCTGCACTACCATATCTAAACAGTAACGCCGCGGTAAACGTGATGAAGGAtttgataatgaaaaaatatgttaatgaaACGACTATTAATGATTGGATCATTACTTTTGCTTTGTTCCCACAACCGGATCATGACACCATCAAAGCTCTTTCGCAATTATTGGACTTTCAATATCAAATTCCCCATATCCAGTTTATTCTCAGCTATTCCACTATTATTCACACATATTGCAGAAATAACGATAACTGTATCGAGTT belongs to Anoplolepis gracilipes chromosome 4, ASM4749672v1, whole genome shotgun sequence and includes:
- the LOC140664547 gene encoding serine/threonine-protein kinase PLK4-like, with amino-acid sequence MVIDDRRRPVERGIRHRVMPALSAGFGEHIEEYEVLNLLGKGGYGSVYRAKCLRSGMEVAIKMIDKKMMQAAGMVGRVRQEVEIHSRLKHPAILELYTCFEDINYVYLILELCHNGELQRFLKAQGTKALPEENAARIMRQVVQGLLYLHSHQILHRDMSLSNLLLTRDMQVKIADFGLATQLTKPDEKHLTMCGTPNYISPEIATRSSHGPEADVWSLGCMLYTLLVGKPPFDTDAVKSTLTRVVMADYVMPSYLSDNAIDLIDKLLKKNPKDRIRLRDIHKHPFITNIEKNKLYNERNGMGSKDLLTDGMMDSGLGRTLSSSGRSKLRSRSEERTSTTPIMPMVSLRSEALSEPIAKMQLNYRARYRNYNAKEDSVLIGIPISRSKMFSQNEQYNNCNEYDDLERQKMTEKHKPRKEKSVENHNMERTEENAKLQVPPLNSNRLQPTRHRTNNAILTILDNGEVCIEFVKRRHGKV